The Plasmodium brasilianum strain Bolivian I chromosome 11, whole genome shotgun sequence nucleotide sequence tacgaaataaataaatttgatAGAAGAGaaacaaatgaatatttttatttacctgTTGACTGTCCTCGTATGAAAAAATGTGATGATGCATATTGTCCATTAGCACACACAAAATTAGAAAAGATATTTCATCCCATAGTATACAAAACACAAGCTTGTCAAATGGCAAAAGATGGAGCTTGTGATTACTTTCAGAAATGTGCTTTTTATCATGATTcgaatgataaaaatgaggCACATTTAAATTGGACCAtttgggaaaaaaaatgggacAAATGGAGGAATAATATTGATACTATTTTAACtcaacataataaaaatgataaagaaataagaagaaaagtagaaagtattttaaaaatacgtATGCctcattttaattatagtacaaataaaaataacctattttttaacaaaaatatgtcTTATAATTCTACTTGGCCAAATTTGAGTAATATCAGTGGAACAAACGTAGGAAATAGTAGCATAGGGAATAGTGGTGTAGTAAATAGTGGTATGGTAAACAGTAGCATGATAGGTAGTACTATGGTGGGTAGTAGCTTAGTAAGTAGTAACATGGTGAGTAACAGTGCAGTAAGTAGTAGCGTAGGAAGTAATAGCGTAGGAAGCAACAACATGGGAAGTAGCTGCATAGGAaataacaacaacaaaaTGAACAGCGTAAATAACATCTTGTGCAACTCTTTGAATTCTCCACTAATGCAATGTCCCACCTCTCTTTTTAACAACACATGgaataaacatttaaatggtagtaaaaaaaatttcaaaaatggAAACGAAGgtaaacataataatatgaatagtagtattaatagtaatattaatagtaatatgaatagtaatattaatagtaatattaatagtaatattaatagtaatattaatagtagtattaatagtaatattaatggtaatagtaataataacagtaactCATGCTGGATGAATGAGATAAATGATATTGGAAATATGAATTTTGAGAAAACCTCACATATGAACACAAATATTgtgggaaaaaataatgcatatTATGATGAGACATTAAGTTACAATAGTAATGCTACAGATTGTGGGATGAATCTTGATATGTTGGATAACAATGCATATAAAGTTGTtgaattttgttttactgaTTATGAAACAAATAGGAATAACAGCAGCAACAATAGTAGTtgtaataacaacaatagcAGTAACAACAACAGTAGCAGTAACATCAACAGTAGCAGTAACATCAACAGTAGCAGTAACATCAACAGTAGCAGTAACAACAACATTAACAGTTACGGCAGTAACAACAGTAACAACTGCAAGGACGATAGTGCCgaaatttttaatgttcATTTGGTGAATTCCTTCTTTTCATTACATGGTCCTAAAGGAATAGAAAATGAAAGGCAAAGTTCTTCAAATATTAGTagcaataacaacaatatatatggaggtaatatttttcaagacgtgaaatataacaaaacatGTGAATATATTCCAAACATTTCAGAAGAAATAAGCGATAACCGATATAAAAAATCACACACTTTATCCgctaattttaaagaaaattttataacagatatgaacagttcagttaacaattttgaattaactaattcaaaatatttttgcaataattctaataataCAGCTATATTCGATAACTACGTGAACTTGTCTACTTTCTTTGACgtaaatgttaataataagtTAAATAGTTTTACGAATATTTCAAACTGTAATACGTTCGACCACCTGACTTTTGATGAGATGaccaaaaataataatgctaataattttttcctgtCAAATGAAAATGTAGTAGTAGAAGGAGCAAACAACATGAGAAATGGTGAACAGATAGCAGATGTAAACAGTGGAAGTTTGAAGGAAGAGGTGAAATGggagaaagaagaaaaggaagaaaagggagtaaaagaaggaaaagaagaaatggCAGTAAACAGTGCTAGTAATTTATTAGGGGGAAGTGGTGGAAAGACCGCAAATAAGATATCGAAAAagggtaaaaataaaaagggtGTTGCAAATGGTTTAAGTAATACTAGCAATAACATTACCGCTGTAGTTGCAAGTAGTAACACTGTGAACAACGAAAGTAGTAACAACAATAGTAACGCTACTCGAAGTGGTAATAATGTGAAAGAGCCTAATTTTAGCGAGATCATTAGCCCAAAAAACAGCGAAAATAAATGTGAGGCACatgataaaaagaagaacaataaaaaggaaaatcgacaaaacaaaaattgcattaatgaaaaagatccagatgaaaacaaaaatggaaataacaaaatgtcgcatgaaaaggaaaagaacgATGATGATTGTAAAAGTATTGAAAACACTTCTTTTTtagataaggaaaaaaataaaaatatgaaaaataaaaacaatgaaaatcagaataataataaaaagaataataacacagcaacaaataataacaacagcGTTGCTAAAAATGCGGGAAAACATGCAAAGAAAAGTGTAACAGAGAAtgctaataataataataacacaaaagataaaaagatGAATGAGCAGAATAGTGAAAATGTTTGTAATGAAGGTTCATTTAgtaacagaaaaaatataccatGTTTTCAACTAAAAAGAAGTTATAGTGATGTTAGCTCggaaaataagaataacaaTGATTGTAGTACCCCCAAgaataataacagtagtaataatgGTAGTTGTAATAATTTCAATAGTAGCAATATCACCTGTAATAATGGCAGTAACGCCAAAGAGATAGATAAGTGCAATAACAATGAGCTCGTTAACAACAGtgacaaaattaataaaaagaaaattaataacaatagtgCAACAAGTAATAGTGCGTGTAACAATGCGAATATTAATGTGAGTAATAATGTGAGTAATAATGAGAGTAATAATGCAAGTAATAAAGACCATAAGCACAATGCAGCAATCAGCGGCAGCATTATCTGTGAAAAAGcggacaaaaaaaacaacattAATGATAGCGTTAGTTTTAACCACCAAATTAGTAGAGatgataaatatgtaaaatgtgTAGATATTAATGAAGAAGAtgataagagaaaaaaaaaaaatatagataacaATAAgaataactttttaaatgGTAAGGACAATAGCTGTAAAGGAAGCAGTAACAGTGTAGCAAAGACCCCCGTTAATAATGTTAAGGTAAGTGCAAATGAAAACAATATTCACAGTAGTAGTGATAATGTGGGTAATGCTCCTAATGGTTCTGTTGCTACCACGTTGATCCATAGTCCACCGAGAATTAACAGTCATGacaaagaaaacaaaaaaaaaaacaatactactactactaataattgtaataacgatagtaataataatactgcTAATACTTGTAATAAcgatagtaataataatactactaataattgtaataacgatagtaataataatactactaataattgtaataacgatagtaataataatactactaataattgtaataacgatagtaacaataatattactaataatagcaatagcggtattaataataatattactaataatagcaatagtggtagtaataataatattactaataatagcaatagtggtagtaataataataacaaaataaccTTTGgctatgtaaataataaagaaaacattaataatagtaatcaCAGTGCAACTAATGCCAATTGTTCCATTAGAAGAACATCTGCTATTGAATCCATGCCCAACAGTGATAACATTGGCGGAGATAAAAAATACGTCAATAACAGTTTAGGagtaaattatacatataagaaAGACAATATGTTCTTAAATGAACTAAATAAGATGAATGAATATTGTATTTCGAATAAACGTATTATTAAGGgccaaaataatatattttgtaatagttcaagaaataatatggaaaatatgATTGATAGTTGTATAAGTATAGACAATAAATCAGAAGAATTTGAGcactataaaaatatgaacactaattatagtaaaaaaaataacaacaaatcattttttaaaaaagagaagagcTTAAATATGGAAGTGCAAGGCATAAGTGATGATAATACAATTAGCAGCACATTAGATGAACACATGAATAGAATTCTAAAAGGAAATAACAGAACGAACGATagtaataacatttttttcagAAAAGATGAAATATTTAGTTCAGcaggaaataataattgttttgaaaataatattgaaaatagtATCGAAAATAGTATTGAAAATAGTAACAAATGTGAggattataatttaaatgataacGAAGTTAATGAATCATTTgattatacaaataatttgttgaatatatttttgtcatgtaatagtataaatgaaaattttgatgAAGTAAATGAAGGTAGTACCAATTTTGACGAGTATAAATCAGACAcgaattcttttaataatatagagAAAAGTATGACAAATATATGTGAAATATTTAACAATTCTTCAAACAATAATTCTAATCTTTTTGGCAATTACAACTTTTATGGACAAACATGTTTACAATGTAAGCATTATaagaatgaaataaaaaacttaATGCAGCAAGTACAATTTTTAAGGGAAGAGCTTTTAagatataaacaaataattattgCATCGGgaataaatgataattttgataataaatttaataattggAATTACAACTAGGTAAAATGAACAGAAGTTTGATGATATTTGCGTAATAagaattttatatcttttatatatggGAAGATggttgaaaataaaaaaaaaaataagaaaattgtGTAAGACTATCTCAGTTACTAAATGATTcgtatataattctttttttaatatttttacgtcTCTTAATGCGCTCTTCCAGTTTGGAAGGTGGACACACACATTGTGTATATCAGTCCATACATCTATGTGTACGTAACTATGcatgtatttacatatatatatatatatgtatgtacgttcATACTCACGTATACATATGCGAATTTATCTTCGCGAACAAAACCCGCATTCACGTTTGTCAGGATTTGATTTTtaagtatgcatatatgtacaaacatTTTTGCGTAGAGTATTGCCATATAAGTACTTATACGTCGTTACggttttgtaaaaaaatttgtttgaAAACCTGTGCTGCttttgtgtgtgtatgtaattattattattactattactactaacATAATCGctgttattttattctcttttttttatttatttattcctcctttaaaaaatatatatataatttagatACAACGACTTGTGTTTGACAAAATATGcattcttccattttttaaaatttgcaCAGATGATTTCGAATTATACGCACACAAATTTACGAGTTGAAATTATGTTAACGAATTAAGTAGAATGGGAAAAGATGTTATgtacgtttttttttttttttgacagATATTTTAACATAACCATACACAGTGCCTTTTCGTTTTAGTGCTCGTTacatgctttttttttttttttttttttaataagcaCATAAAAGTTTGTGAGTATACTTgctattttttctatttgtgtttataaaatgagtatatttctttttttaaaaaaaagagggtatacattttaaatgtGTAATGTAATATTACACTCACGCGTATAATATAGAAACaagattatatatttatgtatatattcaaaggtacatatatattgtaaaataattttattttttgtacaatttttgtttatttgtataattgttaaaaagtaatgtaaaaaaagcacatatgtatatatacattatacacatatatatattatatatatgtacatgcgtATTTTCCATGTAATAACTAGAATTAActtcatttaattaaattgtttgtggttttatgtttttaccTAAATTCAAACATATTCTTCATGTTTCaaaattaatgtaaatatatatacaaattatccaaaaatatgtagaaatgaatattttatgtttgttAAACAtattgaattaaaaaaaggtagAAAATCAAATGgagcataaaaaataaatggctcaaataaaaagaaaaaaaaaaaaagagaactTTTTGTCCAAGATTTAATAAGGATAGaaatactaatatatatgcttcATAGAGATGCTCATAGACGGGTAAGAACAAATTCATATAATCCTGTACTTAAAAAtggttatatataaatgtgtttATATAGGGGCATATTATGAATACAGTACATGCATGTGTATTCTCTgcttttctttaaatatttttgacgttgggaatatttttaaaaaaataaaataacattagTTTTAGTTATTCATGTAGCAGGAAGAACGAAATtacattatttcttttttgtgcctttttttttttttttcataaatggTATTTCATGACCTTcagttattataaaaaatgaaataccATAATCTGAATATTTAGTtaatagataaatattaaCACTTTGAGAATGAGTACTGTTCTGTCTTCCACGctatattttaagaaaactTTTGTTCTCTCcgaaattcaaataaaaataagcgtatccatgataatatattgaaagattatttataaagtgctataataaaaataattttttttttttatttgattgcACTACAAATAGTTTATTTTGAAAgtgaacaaaatatataactttatttttcataaacttaggagttatattaaaattctttttttttgtttgtttctATAAAGtgtatgttttaattttatcgcttttattattttagcAAGAAAAATTACTGACCTTTTATGAGACTTATAAGAGTAATGATACATGTATAGTACAAAGgatgataaaataaagtttgttatatattattgtttagGTATTATGAAGAGTAGAGAATAATGtaggaaaaaatatgtatatatataacatttttttgaGAAAGTTTGAATTTgttatgtatttaatttcttttttattgttaatataacCTTTCCTCCCTTTTTACATGATCCATTTTgaagtttatatatttgaggatatatcaaaaatatttaatttgaattactgaatttatttttgaactttgtgaaatattttatatataaaggtATATATCGAGAAATAAAGGTACGTGAACaattatatagaataattaatGGGCATTTTTGTacaattgtaataataatataatatatgtgatAAACTAATTgaagatttattttatgtgtgtttgatgaaaataacaacctttattttaaatgacacaaaaatggaacaaattattatatcttacaaaaatcaaaaaaagacattatattcatatgctTAATGATGAAAAGAGTTTGTAAGGGGATGGAGAAGAATATGTGTTTGTTtgaatatatagaatatgagcatatatacgcatacatacacttacatatacacacatgtgTGGAAGTGCCATTAATTAGGcaaaaaccaaaaaaaaaaattaaattatatgggaaaattaaatttaatttatgtaaataatttaaatccATCAGGTAATGTTATCTAAATTTAGCTTCATGATGGCAAAAACaagacattttttttttataacattttttattaattagaaaaaaataaaaataaagataaaaagataaaagataaaagaaaaacaaggGGTTACTATTTATTGATGAAACATTAAGGGAATACTTTAAGATTagcttatattttaatttgcaTAAATCGTAATACATAAGCTGTCAGACAAGTTATAATGCTATTTGGTGTAGGGGTAGTTGGTTGCTTCTATTgtgcatacgtatatatgtatatatatatatatatatatatataacaacaaGTTGttcaattaaataatataagtgTTAAAGCAATTTTTAGATATTTGATTAAagtgttcattttttaaccGCAATAACAAACTTGGATTTATCGgaatgttcatatatttcgtttatatatatagttaatcatatatatttttatacacgTCTATATGTTTTTCGTTGAATAAATTGAATTTCACACTATTCAGATTATTGCGATATTTAAGTAAAATCACTGTTGTAACagattaataaaaaacagGAGATATTcgcataaaatatttttagtattCATTTGTTTGACAAATTGATGAGGGGATAAATTTGGTGAAATgtgaaattatattttaaatgaaaataggTGATcgaaatgtatatatatacatatatatatatatatatatatgcatgtaggTTTGTTTGtgattatgtatgtacataatgaagaggaaacattaaaatattaaatttcattaatGGAATGAAgttgatattatttttagaaataattatGCTTTAAAGTTGTTAATTTAGCTCGCCAGACAGTAGAAcaattctttaaataatagataatatgttgtattgttatttattttattcaatatTTACCAGAGagataaagtaaaataaagtcaaaacaaaataaattaatacaaaaaaaaaaaaaaaaaaaaaaaaaaaaagttattgtatttaaaattttattgttatagtatataaatttattaaatgaatttttcatatgcattaaggaaattaaaattattatttttttttttggtggTCAGGGGGAATGTGTGAATGACACACATATTGGACAAACTGGGTGCATTTtacctttattttatatatgctaatatatcattattctCGTATGACagttaacaaaaatataaagaaccGAATAAATTCcgacatatttatatatatgtgaatacattttaactatatagacattaaataaaaaaaaaaaaaaaaaatatatatatatatatatatatatatgtatgtgcatatatattaatttttttttgtagtactgagtatttcatattttgaaatgaaatggagaaaaaataaatgtaatgaaTAGAGTAATAAAGTTCttgagaaaataaataattcggAAAAAGAATATTCTTTTGAAGTcgtaaaaagagaaaaaaaaaaaaaaattaagggaataaccaaaaaatatggcatattatatgttatgttataattttgaatatGTACAGTTAATACAATTTTTAGAGAACATTTCAAATGCCCTTTTATTTAGTTTAGCTGTATTGTATGAAAATTTTGGCAgactaaaaaattttaggatatattaatattgcaTCATCTTACCACTGAATTGTTGAAGTGTCTGTTCGTTGAGGTGTAACATTAGCGCACTTTTGAAAGTACTAAACGTTGAAATATTGAAATGTTGGAATACATTTTATGGCGAACAATATAtagtttattttgttaatacttCACAGAAAGAAGTGttattgaatataatatttttgaggAGTATATTAACACAATTTGATCAAGTAGTGTTAAAATTGTTAGGAAGAAGGATTGATCGTTATTTCCCAACATTTTtgatgtatttttaatacatttctAACATATCTTTTATGTTTCCactatttattaaattttcccAACAAGTTTTACATTATCCCAATTATGTTCCATAGTCtaagtatatttttgatatttctCTCATatgtcatatatttttcgaaTACTTCTTATATCTTACCAATATGCCTTACGTTTTCCAGGTATGTCCCGTATTTTCCACACTGAGTTTAATACGTACGTACacgtatatgcatgtatttatgaatatgtgtatatatatgtgcattatgaattttttccttttttccagATGGGAACCTAAAATTAGAATAAGACAAAGAATAACATGGCAAAGAGGCCTTAGTGAAATATCGAAATCATCGGATGATGTTATTGTGAAAGAAGATGGAGTTTCTATAAATCATATAGAAAagttatgtaaaaaaaaagatgggAGTATTTCTGATAAAGTTTATGGAATACCACTACATGATGCAAAAGAGTTATTTGTAGAATTAACAGATAGAATACTTTTCAATGATTACGAAAAACATGTAAAAACAGAAAAGGATATATCTTCCTCAACATATCAgactttaaaatatatgcaaaaaaaaatacataaaaaagttaatattttagttaatgaaacaaaaacatttataaatgaattatttgaaaattatgattTACTACATGACAAAAATATAGAGGAACTGTCAAATGTAAAAGTATACTTAGATGTTAATGGTGAcaatgaatttttattaataaatggtAGAGatgtatatttctatattaagGATGTGAAATTTACTAGGAATATTCCACTTAATATAGAAAGTAGTTTGGAAAAAATGAgtgaaatatatgtacataatgaaaagatattttctgaatatgtaaaaaaagtttttaaacTTGAAGAAGACATTAAAACTTATTTAGGAACAGGTGGAAATAGATTTCCATTAAATTATACTCATTGGaataatagatatataaatattacgcAAAATGTTGCAGTGAGAGCTTTTATGGATgagttttataattattttaataatatagagATGAAATTAAAACATGGTTTTTCTACTATTATAGAAATTGATATTTCGTATTTAGACAGTATGCTAGTAGCTATAAATGACATAATAAAAGCAACGATAGAACAGAAAACGACTAGACTTTTTggaatattacataaattatttcaagGTTATTTAAAAGGCATTTTAGGCTTTTTTACTTTCCTTTTTGAAAAGgaggatataaaaaatgccAATACTTTACGtaatatagaaaagaaaaaatcagAGGATGcgtatgataataattttttatttgatgttgaaaatttatatgtagaagaaaaaaatgatataaaaaattcgtttattaaattttgtacatttataaaaagaaattttggGTTTAATATACAAAGTAAAGGTATacaatcattaaaaaaaaaaattgactTATCAAATGATAAGActgaaattataaaacaatttaaaattattgtacACGAATTGTTGTGtagaaaacaaataaataaatattttgaatggttaaatttattaaagaaaagtAATAATACTATGAGATGTTATATGAGAAAATTTTTTGGATGTGTTACACCTAAAAATGACTCTATTCTTATTGAAAATAGGAAACTGATACCATTaataactaatttttttgaaattagagaaaaaaattattatacttttaaaaaagaggATAGTGAAGAAGATATTCTGCTTATAATAAAAGacttaaaaaaaactttaCACAAATATAGAATTTCGGTCAAATTATTGCATTTATTAGTAGATGAATTACAAGTTGCAAAAATTCTTAATTCggaatatgaaaatgaaagGATGTTATACAAATCACTGGaggaggaaaaaagaaaggctctagaaaattacaaaaaggaAACGGGGAAAGGTATAGAAACCGCGAAAGGGTGCAAAGAAGCCATGGGAAAGAGGGGCGGACTTATGGAAGGGAAACGGATGGTAGAAGGATATGCAGTATCGatggaaaataatgaaaaggatataataaataatggaACGCATATAGAACGATACGAAATGaaggaaaaagagaaattaaAGATACTTGAAGCGAAAAAGGTTGCaattgatgaaaataaaaatgctattttgttttatatgtGTTTAATTAAAGATTTTAAACTTTAGGATAGAAAGATTcatcatattaaaaaattttttttttcccttttattaTAGAATAGTTCATTACAAAAtgaaatgggaaaaaataaaatctgcatatttactatttaaaaatacattattcattttatggTTACAAAGAAGAATAGAATATTCTTGGATGTAAATTTGTATGTACCATATGAATGTGTAGAAATTAATGCAAATGCAAGTGTGTATACAGCCGCATATGTATAACCATGCGTGCATATTTAAGTACTTAACTTATCGTACACGTCAATGCGttatgcatattattttgtttttttcaattagTACTTTTTCTTTCgcttaaaattaaaatttgttcCCATATTTTacatcatttattttaattgaattactttgctttatttttattattttattttttttttttttgttaaaaaaaaaatttaacccagtttttttaattttattacaatttATTTGTAACCTAAGTCAACCAAAAATATTGCTTCCTAAATTGAAGTGACGCTTCTTCTTATGAGAAgcagtatatattttatttctggaattatttatatgttgtGCTATAGGTATTTCCCAAATTGCAAATATTTTGTTGTAATTATAGAATGGTTCATAGAATTTACATAGAACTATAAATTAGTTATAAGTAGAATAAGAACGTTCACAAATTATTTAGCCAAGTAATGTTTTAATTTCGCATGTATAAGTGAACTGCTGTATGTTCAATGGGGGTCTTATTTCGTGGGCAAAATTACGTCAACATGCATTAAGgagtaattatttaatataaatataatttttatgttaatattgtGTTTCATCTTATGTAAGTAAGAATATAACTGTAATAAACTAAAATGGTGCAATCAGTTAAGCGGAAACTTGAAATTGAAAGAAGGTGTCTCGAACAAATAGGCAAAAAGATAACACTTAAAATGTAAGGAGAGAAATGGTTTGGTCTGTGTGAGtaggtatacatatatatatatatatatatatatatatatatatatatatatttgagaaaaaaaactTCATTTTACAAACTAGAATAATTGAAACCACAGATATGCACTATgaataggaaaaaatatagctaCAGATCATACATATGTAAGGGGAAcactaaaaaaaaggaaaaataaaaattcttaaaTATAACCAGATAAcaacttaaaatataaatatttatacaaaaaatgaatggcAATTTAAAATTGATTTCAAAATTGAGTTAAACAtaatttagtaaaaataatattcgaAAAATGCATATTTGGTAGACTGTGGGCTGTTTTAATCTAcctttaaatgataaaaagcTCGATGCATTGgttttaagaaatattagGCTTTGTGCTACTAAGCAAGACAATTTATATGGAAAATTGccttattaataaaaaatatcaagccgttattacaaaaaaagttATGTATACTagtatgtaatatatatatatatatatatatttaaatatatatgtacagaCTGATATGTTATTTCCCCCCATATTAATATGCTTAAAATTCTCTTGTTATAAAGCATTTAGAAATTTAGTTATTATAGAATCTCTATCATACTGCTTTCCATACTAGCAAGTAATAATGAATTTGCccaaacaataaatataaatatttttttttctaatggTATAAATTAAGTTttggacaaaaaaaaaaatattttttttcttctttaaaaAGACTATTTATATGATGACGTATTTTCTCCAGTAATGTGGGCAAAATGTGTGGTTTATTAAGAACAAaggaaaagaacaaaatatgCTCAAAAggatatatgaaataattataaaaacagaaggaaattatatatacctacatatacatataaatatatatattgctcCTCTTCTCATAGGTCTCCCATATATACAGTTCAGCTTTATATTATCAGAAAAATACGTAA carries:
- a CDS encoding zinc finger protein; this encodes MSVGVPVTKSFNKLKKYPYEINKFDRRETNEYFYLPVDCPRMKKCDDAYCPLAHTKLEKIFHPIVYKTQACQMAKDGACDYFQKCAFYHDSNDKNEAHLNWTIWEKKWDKWRNNIDTILTQHNKNDKEIRRKVESILKIRMPHFNYSTNKNNLFFNKNMSYNSTWPNLSNISGTNVGNSSIGNSGVVNSGMVNSSMIGSTMVGSSLVSSNMVSNSAVSSSVGSNSVGSNNMGSSCIGNNNNKMNSVNNILCNSLNSPLMQCPTSLFNNTWNKHLNGSKKNFKNGNEGKHNNMNSSINSNINSNMNSNINSNINSNINSNINSSINSNINGNSNNNSNSCWMNEINDIGNMNFEKTSHMNTNIVGKNNAYYDETLSYNSNATDCGMNLDMLDNNAYKVVEFCFTDYETNRNNSSNNSSCNNNNSSNNNSSSNINSSSNINSSSNINSSSNNNINSYGSNNSNNCKDDSAEIFNVHLVNSFFSLHGPKGIENERQSSSNISSNNNNIYGGNIFQDVKYNKTCEYIPNISEEISDNRYKKSHTLSANFKENFITDMNSSVNNFELTNSKYFCNNSNNTAIFDNYVNLSTFFDVNVNNKLNSFTNISNCNTFDHLTFDEMTKNNNANNFFLSNENVVVEGANNMRNGEQIADVNSGSLKEEVKWEKEEKEEKGVKEGKEEMAVNSASNLLGGSGGKTANKISKKGKNKKGVANGLSNTSNNITAVVASSNTVNNESSNNNSNATRSGNNVKEPNFSEIISPKNSENKCEAHDKKKNNKKENRQNKNCINEKDPDENKNGNNKMSHEKEKNDDDCKSIENTSFLDKEKNKNMKNKNNENQNNNKKNNNTATNNNNSVAKNAGKHAKKSVTENANNNNNTKDKKMNEQNSENVCNEGSFSNRKNIPCFQLKRSYSDVSSENKNNNDCSTPKNNNSSNNGSCNNFNSSNITCNNGSNAKEIDKCNNNELVNNSDKINKKKINNNSATSNSACNNANINVSNNVSNNESNNASNKDHKHNAAISGSIICEKADKKNNINDSVSFNHQISRDDKYVKCVDINEEDDKRKKKNIDNNKNNFLNGKDNSCKGSSNSVAKTPVNNVKVSANENNIHSSSDNVGNAPNGSVATTLIHSPPRINSHDKENKKKNNTTTTNNCNNDSNNNTANTCNNDSNNNTTNNCNNDSNNNTTNNCNNDSNNNTTNNCNNDSNNNITNNSNSGINNNITNNSNSGSNNNITNNSNSGSNNNNKITFGYVNNKENINNSNHSATNANCSIRRTSAIESMPNSDNIGGDKKYVNNSLGVNYTYKKDNMFLNELNKMNEYCISNKRIIKGQNNIFCNSSRNNMENMIDSCISIDNKSEEFEHYKNMNTNYSKKNNNKSFFKKEKSLNMEVQGISDDNTISSTLDEHMNRILKGNNRTNDSNNIFFRKDEIFSSAGNNNCFENNIENSIENSIENSNKCEDYNLNDNEVNESFDYTNNLLNIFLSCNSINENFDEVNEGSTNFDEYKSDTNSFNNIEKSMTNICEIFNNSSNNNSNLFGNYNFYGQTCLQCKHYKNEIKNLMQQVQFLREELLRYKQIIIASGINDNFDNKFNNWNYN
- a CDS encoding hypothetical protein (Plasmodium exported protein) — translated: MAYYMLCYNFEYVQLIQFLENISNALLFSLAVFVCSLRCNISALLKVLNVEILKCWNTFYGEQYIVYFVNTSQKEVLLNIIFLRSILTQFDQVVLKLLGRRIDRYFPTFLIWEPKIRIRQRITWQRGLSEISKSSDDVIVKEDGVSINHIEKLCKKKDGSISDKVYGIPLHDAKELFVELTDRILFNDYEKHVKTEKDISSSTYQTLKYMQKKIHKKVNILVNETKTFINELFENYDLLHDKNIEELSNVKVYLDVNGDNEFLLINGRDVYFYIKDVKFTRNIPLNIESSLEKMSEIYVHNEKIFSEYVKKVFKLEEDIKTYLGTGGNRFPLNYTHWNNRYINITQNVAVRAFMDEFYNYFNNIEMKLKHGFSTIIEIDISYLDSMLVAINDIIKATIEQKTTRLFGILHKLFQGYLKGILGFFTFLFEKEDIKNANTLRNIEKKKSEDAYDNNFLFDVENLYVEEKNDIKNSFIKFCTFIKRNFGFNIQSKGIQSLKKKIDLSNDKTEIIKQFKIIVHELLCRKQINKYFEWLNLLKKSNNTMRCYMRKFFGCVTPKNDSILIENRKLIPLITNFFEIREKNYYTFKKEDSEEDILLIIKDLKKTLHKYRISVKLLHLLVDELQVAKILNSEYENERMLYKSLEEEKRKALENYKKETGKGIETAKGCKEAMGKRGGLMEGKRMVEGYAVSMENNEKDIINNGTHIERYEMKEKEKLKILEAKKVAIDENKNAILFYMCLIKDFKL